A single region of the Fusarium fujikuroi IMI 58289 draft genome, chromosome FFUJ_chr05 genome encodes:
- a CDS encoding related to alpha-mannosidase IC (MNSIC), giving the protein MLATFQGRPGRRYISLFLFIAITWFLIHNFRPYERYRTVRIGTYNYLPSSYDWSKQQVFHPVEDIKSPPNGTFKLLPRIQKERTEDYKEHSETTARKAAIKQAFTKSWEAYKKHAWGWDELAPVSLRGKTTFSGWAAQIVDALDTLWILDMKDEFREAVKVVAMIDWSRTGDEYLNLFEVAIRHLGGLLSAYELSDEAVLLGKAIELGEMLYAAFDTPNRLPSHWLYFKAAKSGSQQADASMSGAAGGSMCLEFTRLSQITGNPKYYDATERIKQFFYRNQDKTKIPGLWPHVMNYRDEKVDEARFTLGAGADSLYEYLPKMHALLGGLDSEYVEMTTKALDTAVKHILYKPRNPEDLDILMSGNVLAGEEGSKPELTAEMQHLTCFVGGTYALAGKLLSRSDFVDLGSRLTAGCVWAYDAFPTNIMPEIAQLEACESITSKCRWSDKPVEKKDKLPEGFIRVRNSEYRLRPEAIESVFYMWRITGDDVWRTAAWRMWEGIVKQTETQEAFATISDVNRKGSDKRDNMETFWMSETIKYFYLTFDDPNVINLDEWVLNTEAHPLRRPKGEEVEVPKKKTTWWKFGH; this is encoded by the exons ATGTTAGCCACATTTCAAGGACGACCAGGTCGTCGCTACATTagcctctttctcttcatcgccatcacaTGGTTCCTGATCCATAACTTCCGCCCCTACGAGCGCTATCGTACCGTGAGAATTGGCACATATAACTATCTTCCGAGTAGCTACGATTGGAGCAAGCAGCAAGTCTTCCACCCAGTTGAGGATATCAAGAGCCCACCGAACGGCACGTTCAAACTACTGCCACGAATTCAGAAAGAGCGCACCGAAGACTACAAAGAACACAGCGAAACCACGGCTAGGAAAGCGGCCATCAAGCAAGCATTTACCAAAAGCTGGGAAGCTTACAAGAAGCATGCGTGGGGCTGGGATGAGCTCGCACCCGTGTCCCTCCGCGGAAAGACGACATTTTCTGGTTGGGCTGCTCAAATCGTCGATGCCCTCGACACTTTGTGGATTCTTGATATGAAGGATGAATTCAGGGAAGCCGTCAAGGTTGTCGCCATGATCGATTGGTCGCGGACTGGAGACGAATATCTCAATCTGTTTGAGGTGGCTATCCGCCATCTCGGTGGCCTCCTCTCCGCCTACGAGCTTTCTGACGAAGCTGTTCTGCTCGGCAAGGCCATTGAGCTAGGCGAAATGCTGTACGCCGCGTTCGATACCCCCAATCGATTGCCATCCCACTGGCTCTATTTCAAGGCTGCCAAGAGTGGCTCCCAGCAGGCGGACGCATCCATGTCTGGCGCTGCGGGAGGCTCAATGTGCCTCGAGTTTACCCGACTGTCCCAGATCACTGGCAACCCCAAGTACTACGATGCTACTGAGCGCATTAAGCAGTTCTTCTACCGTAACCAGGACAAGACCAAAATTCCTGGCTTGTGGCCCCATGTTATGAACTACCGCGATGAGAAAGTTGATGAAGCTCGTTTTACCCTCGGCGCCGGCGCAGATTCGCTCTACGAGTATTTGCCCAAGATGCATGCTTTGTTGGGTGGCCTGGATTCTGAGTATGTCGAAATGACCACCAAGGCACTTGATACTGCTGTCAAGCATATTCTGTACAAGCCTCGTAACCCCGAGGACCTGGATATCTTAATGTCTGGCAATGTTTTGGCAGGCGAAGAGGGTAGCAAGCCTGAGCTGACCGCTGAGATGCAGCATTTGACATGCTTTGTCGGTGGCACATATGCTCTGGCAGGTAAACTCCTTTCTCGGAGCGACTTCGTTGATCTTGGCTCTCGTCTCACTGCTGGCTGTGTCTGGGCATACGATGCGTTCCCCACCAATATTATGCCCGAAATCGCTCAGCTTGAAGCTTGTGAGTCCATCACCAGCAAGTGCCGCTGGAGTGACAAGCctgtcgagaagaaggataagcTCCCAGAGGGTTTCATTCGAGTTAGAAACTCAGAATACCGCCTGCGCCCTGAGGCCATCGAGAGCGTGTTTTACATGTGGCGCATCACAGGCGATGATGTCTGGCGTACTGCTGCTTGGCGTATGTGGGAGGGCATCGTCAAGCAGACCGAGACCCAAGAGGCTTTTGCTACAATTAGTGACGTTAACAGGAAAGGTAGCGACAAGCGTGATAACATGGAG ACATTCTGGATGTCAGAAACAATCAAGTACTTCTATCTCACATTTGATGATCCCAACGTCATCAACTTGGATGAGTGGGTGCTCAACACTGAGGCTCATCCCTTGAGGCGCCCCAAGGGTGAGGAAGTTGAGGTTCCCAAGAAAAAGACAACGTGGTGGAAATTTGGCCATTAA
- a CDS encoding probable mitochondrial precursor protein import receptor tom70: MSGPIPSMAPGQPTYVPVDSSSGLWERLTHWASENKTVVYTIAGVGIAVTGAGVIYYLNDNSGKDTTPKLSKKERRKRKEADRKADKEAPSSGPSQPKPASAESEPELPEVDEETVSSLTQEQREEYAAKLKQAGNKAYGDKSYNKAIDLYSKAILCKADPVFYSNRAACHSAMSEWDQVIEDTTAAINMDPEYVKAINRRATAYEHQKKYSEALLDFTASCIIDNFKSESTAQAVERLLKTFAEQKAKEMMASRPPKLPSPIFVGNYLQSFRPKPRPEGLEDSEELDPDTGKGQVQIGLQALEKKTGDGYEEARQAFEKALELGDLGEHEALAYNMRGTFRTLLGNHAEATQDFDKSIELDPSMTQSYIKRASISLELGEPEKAEAEFAKALEQDKNDPDVYYHRAQAHFIKGDLADAQKDYQKSIDLDKDFIFSHIQLGVTQYKMGSIASSMATFRRCIKNFPKVPDVYNYYGELLLDQGNFSEAVEKFDTAMEMEKQTKPMSMNVLPLINKALALFQWKQDFKEAEALCQKALIIDPECDIAVATMAQLLLQQNNVPAALKYFERAAELARTEGEIVNALSYAEATRTQVQVTEKYPKLAAKLAGGAGPGGLRMGPQ, encoded by the exons ATGTCGGGTCCAATTCCGTCAATGGCTCCAGGCCAGCCAACCTACGTACCTGTCGACTCTTCCTCCGGCCTCTGGGAGCGGTTAACACATTGGGCCTCTGAGAACAAGACCGTCGTCTACACCATTGCAGGTGTTGGTATTGCTGTGACAGGTGCCGGCGTTATTTACTACCTCAATGACAAC AGCGGCAAAGACACAACACCAAAGTTGagcaagaaggagaggagaaaGCGAAAGGAAGCCGATCGCAAAGCTGATAAAGAAGCGCCCTCAAGTGGCCCCTCTCAACCCAAGCCTGCTTCTGCCGAGAGCGAGCCCGAGCTGCCCGAGGTCGATGAAGAAACTGTCTCTAGCCTCACCCAAGAACAGCGTGAAGAGTATGCCGCCAAGCTGAAACAGGCTGGCAACAAGGCCTATGGCGATAAGTCATATAACAAGGCCATCGACCTCTACTCTAAAGCCATTCTCTGCAAGGCCGACCCTGTCTTCTACTCCAACCGGGCAGCCTGCCACAGCGCTATGAGCGAATGGGACCAGGTTATCGAGGACACCACTGCCGCTATTAACATGGATCCTGAGTACGTAAAGGCCATCAACCGCCGTGCTACTGCCTACGAGCACCAGAAGAAGTACTCCGAGGCCCTCCTCGATTTCACGGCCTCATGTATCATCGACAACTTCAAGAGCGAGTCTACGGCTCAGGCTGTCGAGAGACTTCTCAAGACTTTCGCCGAGcaaaaggccaaggagatgatggcttCCCGACCACCTAAGCTGCCCAGCCCCATCTTTGTCGGCAACTACCTTCAAAGCTTCCGCCCTAAGCCTCGCCCCGAAGGCCTTGAGGACTCGGAAGAATTGGACCCTGATACTGGTAAGGGACAAGTGCAGATTGGACTCCAAgctctggagaagaagactggCGATGGCTATGAAGAGGCTCGCCAGGCCTTCGAGAAGGCTCTAGAGCTCGGCGATCTGGGTGAGCACGAAGCGCTTGCTTATAACATGAGGGGTACATTCCGGACCTTGCTAGGCAACCATGCCGAAGCAACACAGGATTTCGACAAGAGCATCGAGCTCGACCCCTCTATGACACAGAGCTATATCAAGCGTGCCAGCATCAGCCTGGAGCTGGGTGAGCCTGAGAAGGCAGAGGCTGAGTTTGCCAAGGCTCTCGAGCAGGATAAGAACGATCCCGATGTCTACTACCACCGTGCTCAGGCCCATTTCATCAAAGGAGACCTTGCCGATGCCCAGAAAGATTACCAGAAATCGATCGACCTTGACAAGgatttcatcttctcccatATTCAACTCGGTGTCACCCAGTACAAGATGGGCTCAATTGCTTCGTCCATGGCTACTTTCCGACGCTGCATTAAGAACTTCCCTAAGGTTCCTGATGTCTACAACTACTATGGAGAATTGCTCCTCGACCAGGGTAACTTCTCTGAAGCTGTCGAGAAGTTCGACACGGCTATGGAGATGGAAAAGCAGACTAAGCCCATGTCAATGAAcgtcttgcccttgattAACAAAGCTCTGGCCCTGTTCCAGTGGAAGCAAGACTTTAAGGAAGCTGAGGCTCTTTGCCAGAAGGCCCTTATTA TCGACCCGGAGTGCGATATCGCAGTCGCAACCATGGCTCAGCTCCTCCTTCAACAGAACAACGTCCCTGCTGCTCTCAAGTATTTCGAGCGCGCGGCCGAGCTCGCTCGAACTGAGGGCGAGATTGTCAACGCCTTGTCATATGCCGAGGCAACCAGAACACAAGTTCAAGTCACAGAGAAGTACCCAAAGTTGGCAGCCAAGTTGGCAGGTGGCGCTGGACCCGGTGGCCTTCGTATGGGTCCCCAATAA
- a CDS encoding probable HUPF1 protein, which produces MEGAFTHVGNHLISDSAAAIKAGADDLSTIDPDESLLYGKYGDRNGRRRADDDDNQTEAFEEDDNDSLNSVPIDGLTGLKLKGQDEEKELPAHACAYCGIHSPGCVVKCLTCNKWFCSARGNGTSTHIVNHLVRARHKEVQLHPESTLGDTVLECYNCGTKNAFLLGFIPAKSDTVVVLLCRQPCAANTSNKDMNWDTSRWQPLIEERAFLPWLVATPSDSEQLRARHLTPNMIAKLEEMWKIEPKATVVDLEKAASIDDDPQPVLLNYDDPYHYQNIFGPLVKMESDYDKKLKEAQSEDGLLVRWDYGLNNKHLVSFNLHKIESGDVKLAVGDEMRLRYKGELRSPWEGVGYVIKIPNNQSDEVTLELRKTGNEKLVPTDLSHNFSADYVWKATSYDRMQLAMKTFAVDDMSVSGYIFHTLLGHEVQLQVMKTNLPKKWSAPGLPDLNPSQVGAIKAVLQKPLSLIQGPPGTGKTVTSATIIYHLAKMSGNQVLVCAPSNVAVDQLCERVHRTGLKVVRLTAKSREDVESSVSFLALHEQVRMSEHNSELVKLSQLKNELGELSSQDEKKYKQLTKIAERDILNNADVVCCTCVGAGDPRLSKMKFRNVLIDESTQSAEPECMIPLVLGCKQVVLVGDHKQLGPVIMNKKAAKAGLNQSLFERLVNLKLSPIRLNIQYRMHPCLSEFPSNMFYDGSLQNGVTHENRLRKDVDFPWPVGEMPMMFWSNLGHEEISASGTSYLNRTEASNVEKAVTRFFKAGVKPADIGVITPYEGQRSYIVTTMQNSGTYKKEYYKEVEVASVDAFQGREKDFIVLSCVRSNDNQGIGFLSDPRRLNVALTRAKYGLVILGNPKVLSKHELWHNLLVHFKDRKCFVEGPLTNLQACLLQFSRPKVSYRQKNQQPQFGAGSYSNGGRFNPAPSGRDFDAGSMASYIPDDVSSVHGSAFGGASLSSAFPPMFSSFTPDQWPGLPGVTAPSRGGKSRGRATESIAGESVANSEYTDASSSVIGGKGVGQGGVSLGAGLHDAVTGMRPVSYSQSDRLKQYVESSGRMVPGNGYGRRFDDDEKSVSTAFHSQIGGGYD; this is translated from the exons ATGGAGGGCGCCTTCACCCATGTTGGGAATCATTTGATATCCGACTCCGCTGCTGCCATCAAAGCTGGAGCCGATGACCTTTCCACGATCGACCCTGACGAGAGCTTACTCTATGGCAAATATGGAGATCGTAACGGCCGCCGCCgagccgatgatgatgataaccAGACCGAGgcttttgaagaagacgacaatGATAGTCTTAACAGTGTCCCGATCGACGGACTGACGGGACTCAAACTTAAGGGccaggatgaagagaaagaacttCCAGCCCATGCCTGCGC TTATTGCGGTATTCACTCCCCAGGATGTGTTGTCAAATGTCTCACCTGCAACAAATGGTTTTGTAGTGCGAGAGGCAACGGCACCTCGACCCACATCGTGAATCATCTTGTTCGAGCTCGCCATAAAGAAGTTCAACTCCACCCTGAGTCTACGCTGGGTGATACTGTACTCGAATGCTATAACTGCGGAACCAAAAATGCCTTTCTCCTAGGTTTCATTCCAGCAAAGTCCGATACTGTTGTCGTCCTCCTCTGCCGACAGCCTTGCGCGGCCAATACCTCCAACAAGGACATGAACTGGGATACATCGCGATGGCAACCCCTCATCGAAGAACGAGCTTTTCTGCCTTGGCTTGTCGCGACCCCATCCGACTCCGAACAGCTCCGAGCCCGCCATCTTACACCCAATATGATTGCCAAATTAGAGGAGATGTGGAAGATTGAGCCTAAGGCGACagtcgttgatcttgagaaggcAGCTAGTATTGATGACGACCCTCAACCTGTCTTGCTAAACTATGACGATCCTTATCATTACCAAAACATTTTCGGACCTTTGGTCAAAATGGAATCCGACTATGACAAGAAACTAAAGGAAGCGCAATCAGAGGATGGGCTCCTCGTACGCTGGGACTACGGTTTGAACAATAAGCATCTAGTCAGCTTCAATCTCCACAAAATCGAATCCGGAGATGTCaagcttgctgttggtgatgaaatgCGCCTGCGTTACAAGGGCGAGCTGCGATCTCCTTGGGAAGGGGTTGGTTATGTCATCAAGATCCCGAATAACCAATCTGATGAGGTCACACTGGAGCTGCGCAAGACTGGAAACGAAAAGCTTGTGCCCACTGACTTATCCCACAACTTTTCAGCAGACTACGTTTGGAAAGCGACTTCCTACGACCGCATGCAGTTGGCTATGAAAAcatttgctgttgatgatatGAGTGTATCTGGCTACATTTTCCACACCTTGCTTGGTCATGAGGTCCAGCTACAGGTCATGAAGACAAACCTGCCTAAGAAGTGGTCTGCCCCTGGTCTCCCTGATCTCAATCCAAGTCAAGTTGGCGCCATCAAGGCAGTTCTTCAGAAGCCCCTGAGCTTGATTCAAGGTCCTCCTGGAACTGGCAAGACTGTCACATCGGCTACCATCATCTATCACTTAGCCAAGATGAGCGGGAACCAGGTCCTCGTATGTGCGCCCTCCAACGTCGCCGTCGACCAACTCTGCGAGCGTGTTCACCGTACAGGACTCAAGGTTGTTCGTCTCACAGCCAAATCTCGCGAGGATGTGGAATCGTCTGTCAGCTTCTTAGCTCTTCATGAGCAGGTGCGAATGTCAGAGCACAACAGCGAGCTTGTCAAACTTTCCCAGTTGAAGAACGAACTTGGCGAGCTGTCCAgtcaggatgagaagaagtacAAACAGCTTACCAAGATAGCTGAACGAGATATTCTCAACAACGCTGACGTCGTCTGCTGCACATGCGTGGGAGCTGGCGACCCTCGTCTTTCGAAGATGAAGTTCCGAAATGTTCTGATTGATGAATCGACTCAGTCGGCGGAGCCTGAGTGCATGAtccctcttgttcttggatgtAAGCAGGTCGTCCTTGTTGGTGATCACAAGCAGCTTGGCCCTGTTATTATGAACAAGAAGGCGGCCAAGGCTGGCCTTAACCAGTCGCTTTTCGAGCGCTTGGTCAACCTGAAATTGTCGCCTATCCGGCTCAACATCCAATACCGAATGCACCCCTGTCTATCTGAGTTCCCGTCCAACATGTTCTACGACGGTAGTTTGCAGAACGGTGTCACTCATGAGAATCGCCTTCGAAAGGACGTCGACTTCCCTTGGCCCGTCGGAGAGATGCCCATGATGTTCTGGTCTAACCTGGGCCACGAGGAGATTTCTGCCTCCGGAACTTCATATCTCAACCGCACGGAAGCATCCAATGTTGAGAAGGCGGTCACACGATTCTTTAAGGCCGGCGTTAAGCCCGCTGACATTGGTGTTATTACTCCATATGAAGGCCAGCGAAGCTACATTGTGACTACGATGCAGAACTCAGGAACCTACAAGAAGGAATACTATAAGGAAGTCGAGGTCGCGTCAGTTGATGCATTCCAAGGCCGTGAGAAGGACTTTATTGTTCTATCTTGTGTTCGATCCAACGACAATCAGGGCATTGGGTTTTTATCTGACCCTCGTCGCTTGAACGTGGCCTTGACTCGAGCCAAGTATGGCCTCGTCATCCTGGGCAATCCCAAAGTTTTGTCTAAACATGAGCTTTGGCACAATCTTCTTGTCCACTTCAAGGATCGTAAATGTTTTGTCGAAGGCCCGTTGACCAATCTGCAGGCATGCTTGCTCCAGTTCAGCCGACCCAAGGTCAGCTATCGTCAAAAGAATCAGCAACCGCAGTTCGGAGCCGGCAGCTATTCCAATGGAGGACGCTTCAACCCCGCTCCATCTGGTCGAGACTTTGATGCAGGCTCCATGGCGTCCTACATCCCCGACGATGTGTCCTCTGTTCATGGCTCTGCATTTGGAGGTGCCTCTCTTAGCAGCGCCTTCCCTCCCAtgttctcaagcttcacTCCTGATCAATGGCCTGGACTTCCTGGGGTCACTGCTCCGAGCCGAGGCGGGAAGAGCCGTGGACGTGCTACGGAAAGCATTGCAGGTGAGAGTGTGGCCAACTCCGAATATACGGATGCATCTTCTAGTGTCATCGGGGGTAAAGGGGTTGGCCAGGGCGGTGTTAGTCTTGGAGCGGGGCTTCACGACGCTGTCACGGGCATGCGGCCTGTCTCCTATAGCCAAAGTGATCGGCTTAAACAGTATGTTGAGAGCAGTGGACGCATGGTTCCTGGAAATGGTTATGGGCGACgctttgacgatgacgagaaaAGTGTCAGCACGGCATTCCATAGTCAGATCGGAGGAGGCTACGACTGA
- a CDS encoding probable IMP4 protein yields MIRKQARQRRDYLYRRALLLRDAEISEKRAKLRSSLASGKPLDPSIANDKSLRKDYQYDESRPDLTTNEQLDLDDEYAQLSGIVDPRVLVTTSRDPSARLSAFAKEIRLLLPTAVRLNRGNLILPDLVRSAQSAGLSDVVLLHEHRGTPTALTLSHFPHGPTVSLSLHNVVLRHDIPGSVRGTVSESYPHLIFDGFTSRLGERVVKVLKHVFPPREAITSKNKVGNRVVTFKNIEDSIEVRHHVFVRTGYDSVELAEVGPRMTMRVFEIRSGTLDNKDGDVEWHLTQYTRTAKKKNYL; encoded by the exons ATGATT CGCAAACAAGCGCGCCAAAGGCGCGATTACCTCTATCGAcgtgctcttcttctgcggGACGCTGAGATCAGCGAGAAACGAGCCAAATTGagatcttctttggcttctggcaAGCCTTTGGATCCTTCAATTGCCAACGACAAGTCACTTCGCAAAGACTACCAGTATGACGAATCACGACCTGATCTCACCACCAACGAGCAGCTCGACCTAGACGATGAGTACGCTCAGCTTTCAGGCATTGTCGATCCTCGCGTTCTTGTGACGACTTCACGAGATCCCTCGGCTAGACTATCAGCCTTCGCCAAGGAGATCAGACTTCTACTTCCCACTGCTGTGCGCCTCAATCGCGGAAACCTCATCCTGCCCGATCTAGTACGCTCCGCTCAGTCAGCTGGCCTCTCCGACGTCGTCCTTCTTCACGAACATCGAGGCACTCCAACTGCTTTGACATTGTCGCATTTTCCGCACGGTCCAACTGTCTCATTGTCTCTTCACAATGTCGTTTTACGCCACGATATTCCTGGAAGCGTTCGAGGAACAGTGAGCGAATCGTATCCTCACCTCATCTTCGATGGCTTTACAAGTCGCTTAGGTGAGCGTGTAGTGAAAGTACTGAAACATGTCTTTCCTCCTAGAGAAGCCATCACGAGCAAAAACAAGGTCGGCAACCGAGTCGTCAcattcaagaacatcgaggACAGTATTGAAGTCAGACATCATGTTTTCGTACGGACAGGATACGACAGCGTTGAGCTAGCTGAAGTCGGGCCACGGATGACAATGAGGGTATTCGAGATCCGAAGCGGCACGCTTGACAACAAGGATGGCGATGTCGAATGGCACCTCACGCAGTACACACGAaccgccaagaagaagaattacTTATGA
- a CDS encoding related to putative snare protein syn yields MSYDQYNQNPYQQGSAQDNSYGYGQANPYAQDAPAHGNDQYEMQDYSQQPTATSSSLSQQEFLNRVQKLRDEIKGLTNDVDYIGQLHQRTLSSTDGSANHDLEQYVSQTQIRNTAIKDGIKGLERDLAKTNDNSRTTKNTQLQSLKTFFKSELDKYQSIERDYQQRYRDQIARQYRIVNPDASEQEVQEAANADWGNEGVFQTALRTNRTGHASSVLGNVRARHSELQRIEQTLSELAILYQELATIVEQQEPVIQAAETNAINTVDHMEKGNEQVEVAKKHAANRRKLKWWCALVVLLIIIAIAVGVGVGVSVANNNK; encoded by the exons ATGTCCTACGATCAATACAATCAGAACCCTTACCAGCAGGGCTCGGCTCAGGATAACTCCTATGGCTATGGCCAG GCCAATCCTTATGCGCAAGACGCGCCAGCCCATGGTAATGACCAATATGAAATGCAGGATTATTCGCAGCAGCCTACAGCTACTAGCTCAAGTCTTTCTCAGCAAGAATTCTTGAACCGCGTGCAGAAACTCCGCGATGAAATCAAGGGTCTGACCAACGACGTCGACTACATCGGTCAGCTCCACCAACGCACCCTCAGCAGTACCGACGGGTCCGCCAACCATGACCTCGAGCAGTATGTTTCTCAGACCCAGATCCGAAACACTGCTATCAAGGACGGCATCAAGGGACTCGAGCGCGATCTCGCAAAGACCAATGACAACTCCCGTACCACAAAGAACACCCAGCTGCAGTCTCTCAAGACCTTCTTTAAGTCAGAGCTCGACAAATACCAGAGCATCGAGCGGGATTACCAGCAGCGCTACCGCGACCAGATTGCTCGTCAATACCGAATCGTCAACCCCGATGCTTCCGAGCAAGAGGTTCAGGAAGCCGCCAACGCCGACTGGGGCAACGAGGGTGTGTTCCAGACTGCT CTACGAACAAATCGTACCGGTCATGCAAGCTCCGTACTCGGGAATGTTCGCGCTCGTCACAGTGAACTTCAGCGCATTGAGCAGACTCTTTCCGAGCTTGCCATCCTCTACCAGGAGCTCGCCACCATTGTCGAGCAGCAAGAGCCGGTCATCCAGGCCGCTGAAACTAATGCGATCAACACCGTCGATCACATGGAGAAGGGCAACGAGCAAGTCGAGGTGGCCAAGAAGCACGCTGCCAACCGTCGCAAGCTCAAGTGGTGGTGTGCCCTCGTCGTCctgctcatcatcatcgctatTGCTGTAGGCGTCGGCGTCGGTGTTTCTGtggccaacaacaacaagtaA